The window CCTTTTAAGGGGTTTGCCTCTGCCATTGGGCTACGGGGGCGCCGCAATCATACGAAACGGACCATGCTCCCGAGGAGCACAACTTCGCATCATGCGTCACAACTGCGAAGCCTGCGAGGAAGTGTTAGGGCTCCTGGTGCTCTGTCCAGGGACAACGCCCTTGGTCCCGATGGTGCTGAAAGGACCGGGGTTCGGAGGCATCGGCTTCGATGGTGACGGGATCTTGCGTTTCTGGCAACCGCTTATGCGTAGTACGCCGCGTTTTCGCTGCTCGGACAACCGCGGGTAACGGACCGTACTCGCACGGTTTTCACCGGCCTTCACAGGACGTGAGATTCCACACGACGCAAAGTGATTTCGCTGTCAAGACCGGAGCCCACCGCGGCGAGCCGGCCCGCCAGGTCCGCCACGTCGACCTCCTCCGGCAGCTCCACGTCGGCGATCAGCACGTACAGTCGGCCGGTCAGCCGGGTGCTCATGCCGGTGATGTGGCCGCCGACCGCGGCGAGCTCGGCGCTGATGGCGGAGATGATGCCCGGCCGGTCGGGGCCGTGGACGGTCAGCACGTGGCCGCGCCCGTTCGGCAGGCCGGTGGACCGGGCGCCGAAGTGCCGCCGGGCCTCCACGGCCGAGGCGGTCACCACCAGGTCGGAGGCGCTGACCCGCCTTCGCAGATCCTCCGGGCTCAGGTCGCCCGACACGAGTAACATCATCGCGACGTGCCCGCCGAGCAGGGTCATCGTCGAGTCCTGGATGTTCGCCCCGCACCCGGCGAGCGAACCGGTGACCGCGGCGATGACGCCGGGCCTGTCGACGCCGAGCACGGTCACCGCTGAGAGCCCCACCCGTGGATCCCCTCTCGTCCCGAAGATCGCGGGCACCCGAACGCCCCGGCGCGAGGGCACCGGGGCGCTGCCGTGACCGGGCTAGCGACGCATCGTCGCCACGGCCGCCCTGAACCCGTCACGCGGGTGTTCGACCTCGCCGAGCGAGATCGTCTCCCGCTTGAAGAACAACGCCAGGGTCCAGTCGACGACGACACGGACCTTCCGGTTGAGCGTCGGCACCCGCGACAGATGGTAGGTCCGGTGCATGAACCACGCAGGGAATCCGCGAAGCTTGACCCCGTAGACGTTCGCCACGCCCTGGTGCAGGCCGAGTCCGGCGACCGATCCGACATACTTGTGGCGGTAGTCGACCAGTTGCTCACCGCGCAGATGGCGGACGATGTTGTCGGCGAGCACCTTGGCCTGGCGCACCGCGTGCTGCGCGTTGGGCGCGCAGTACTGGCCCGGGTTGGTCACGTCGGGCACACCCGCGATGTCGCCGGCGGCGAAGGCGCCCTTGACGCCCGCGACGGTCAGCGCCGTCGTGGTCTTGATCCGGCCGCGCTCGTCGAGCGGCAGGTCGCCGGAGTTGACGATCGTGCTGGGCTTGACGCCGGCCGTCCAGACGAGGGTGTCGGCGTCGAACGCCGAGCCGTCGGAGAGCACGACGTGGCCGCCCTCGCACGACTCCAGGCGCGTCTCCAGCTTGACGTCGATGCCGCGCTCGCGGAGCTGCTCCAGCGTCCACTTGCCCATCTCGGGGCCCACCTCGGGCAGCACCCGGTCGGTGGCCTCGACGAGCACCCAGCGCAGGTCGGAGGGCTTGATGTTGCGGTAGTAGCGCGTGGAGTCCTTGGCCATGTCCTCCAGCTCGGCCAGCGCCTCGACGCCGGCGAAGCCCGCGCCCACGACCACGAAGGTCAGCGCCCGACGGCGCACCTCGGGGTCCTCGGTCGACTCGGCCACGTCGAGCAGGTGCAGGACGCGGTTGCGCAGCGCGATGGCCTCGCCCACGGTCTTGAAGCCGATGCCGATGTCGGTGAGGCCGGGGATCGGCAGCGTCCGCGAGATCGAGCCCGCGGCCATCACGATCACGTCGTAGGCGAGCTCTCTCGCCTGGCCCACGGCGGGCTGGAAGGTGACGGTC is drawn from Nonomuraea muscovyensis and contains these coding sequences:
- a CDS encoding glycine cleavage system protein R codes for the protein MGLSAVTVLGVDRPGVIAAVTGSLAGCGANIQDSTMTLLGGHVAMMLLVSGDLSPEDLRRRVSASDLVVTASAVEARRHFGARSTGLPNGRGHVLTVHGPDRPGIISAISAELAAVGGHITGMSTRLTGRLYVLIADVELPEEVDVADLAGRLAAVGSGLDSEITLRRVESHVL
- a CDS encoding NAD(P)/FAD-dependent oxidoreductase, whose protein sequence is MNKRIVIVGGGYVGLYTALRLQRTLRRELRDGSVSITIIDPQSYMTYQPFLPEAAAGNLSPRHLVAPLRRVLPKVEILNGTVTKVHHSERTVTFQPAVGQARELAYDVIVMAAGSISRTLPIPGLTDIGIGFKTVGEAIALRNRVLHLLDVAESTEDPEVRRRALTFVVVGAGFAGVEALAELEDMAKDSTRYYRNIKPSDLRWVLVEATDRVLPEVGPEMGKWTLEQLRERGIDVKLETRLESCEGGHVVLSDGSAFDADTLVWTAGVKPSTIVNSGDLPLDERGRIKTTTALTVAGVKGAFAAGDIAGVPDVTNPGQYCAPNAQHAVRQAKVLADNIVRHLRGEQLVDYRHKYVGSVAGLGLHQGVANVYGVKLRGFPAWFMHRTYHLSRVPTLNRKVRVVVDWTLALFFKRETISLGEVEHPRDGFRAAVATMRR